One Cryptomeria japonica chromosome 9, Sugi_1.0, whole genome shotgun sequence genomic window carries:
- the LOC131073704 gene encoding metalloendoproteinase 1-MMP-like: MGKGKKMERCSRVLGVGIVMVVAIITGIQHASRLEFKKGDSHGMVAEIKVHLQRLGYNAIAGAEVEKENGLFDERLEAAVRVYQSNFNLPVTGFLDAPTIQSLSLPRCGQEDAHAPLNLLRPIK, from the coding sequence ATGGGCAAAGGGAAGAAGATGGAGAGATGCAGCAGGGTGCTTGGCGTAGGCATTGTAATGGTGGTGGCAATTATCACGGGCATTCAACACGCTTCCAGGCTGGAGTTTAAAAAAGGCGACAGCCATGGGATGGTTGCAGAGATAAAAGTTCATCTTCAAAGGTTGGGGTACAATGCAATTGCAGGGGCGGAAGTGGAGAAGGAGAATGGTCTGTTTGATGAGCGACTGGAAGCGGCGGTGAGGGTCTACCAGAGTAACTTCAACTTGCCAGTCACGGGCTTTCTTGATGCCCCAACAATCCAGAGCCTGAGTCTCCCAAGGTGCGGTCAAGAAGACGCACACGCACCCCTGAATCTGCTTCGCCCGATAAAATAA